One region of Tachysurus fulvidraco isolate hzauxx_2018 chromosome 9, HZAU_PFXX_2.0, whole genome shotgun sequence genomic DNA includes:
- the bmf2 gene encoding BCL2 modifying factor 2 isoform X2, with the protein MEDDEEDTPLPFTSSPVEIADTRRENMPLIQTTPRFRNSGSIPNAVSPRHRSLHGAFELGLLSAPSGSTDDSQALLHNLILFPGEDSGFTALVPPASEQSGEDDGQDEGKGEEREEDSLEVQIGRKLREIGDHFQEEHMHLYWRNRQPMWWRLATTLYDYLLPREFIGH; encoded by the exons ATGGAGGATGACGAGGAGGACACACCTTTACCGTTTACATCCAGTCCAGTCGAGATCGCAGACACCAGACGAGAGAATATGCCACTGATCCAGACCACGCCACGCTTCCGGAACTCGGGCTCCATCCCAAACGCAGTCAGTCCGCGCCACCGTTCCCTTCACGGAGCCTTTGAATTGGGGCTTCTGTCTGCACCATCAGGGTCCACAGATGATTCACAAGCACTTCTTCACA ATTTAATCCTCTTCCCTGGAGAAGACTCTGGTTTCACAGCTCTCGTTCCACCTGCTTCAGAGCAATCGGGAGAAGACGACGGGCAGGATGAAGGgaaaggggaagagagagaagaggacagCTTGGAGGTGCAGATCGGACGGAAGCTGCGTGAGATCGGAGACCATTTTCAGGAGGAGCACATGCACCTG TATTGGAGAAACCGACAGCCGATGTGGTGGCGCTTAGCAACGACGCTTTACGACTATCTGTTACCGAGGGAGTTCATTGGACACTGA